CGGGGAGGCGGCCGGCCATGACCGCGAAAACACTCGTGTGCTGGTGCGAGGATGTGACGGAGATCGAGATCCGCGAGGCGATTCGCGGCGGCTGCCGCGACCTCGCAAGCCTCAAGCGCTATCTCGCGGGGGGGACGGGCGCGTGTCAGGCGAAGGGCTGCGCCGCGGCGATGGTGCGTTTACTGGAAGACGAGACCGGCGTTTCCTTCGCGGGCAGCGCGCCG
This DNA window, taken from Deltaproteobacteria bacterium, encodes the following:
- a CDS encoding (2Fe-2S)-binding protein; translated protein: MTAKTLVCWCEDVTEIEIREAIRGGCRDLASLKRYLAGGTGACQAKGCAAAMVRLLEDETGVSFAGSAPFVSRPPTSMTSLADFAGRDLSEPGDG